A section of the Castanea sativa cultivar Marrone di Chiusa Pesio chromosome 12, ASM4071231v1 genome encodes:
- the LOC142618787 gene encoding F-box protein At4g00755-like, with protein MRRMDNRGDFRQRLGLKISINILNLLDDPSDLVRACAVSRSWSRFVIENSLCKQLCLKLFPELSSVTQVIEVENLIEPVKFSAGGSPEWERLKRDNRVYAFFAQGLTPLIKKDCIIEPISASSTDNYPDERIQNTLEPEDRIGYRASYWSSKGESDPNVPEILTYKLVAQLCVVTEIQVQPFQAYFQYGFPIYSSKAVRFRLGYSRHPLELDDDTREGMLIHHQWSDDDFIWTYTSPEFPVAQENELQKFKLPEAVLCIGGILQVELMGRVQKQEMDGLYYICVSHVQVVGRPLSSPFDIDMLDSSGKWTYKYNP; from the exons ATGCGTAGAATGGATAATAGAGGTGACTTCAGACAAAGGCTTGGGCTTAAGATTTCCATAAACATTCTCAACCTGTTGGATGACCCATCTGACCTTGTCCGCGCTTGTGCTGTTTCGCGTTCTTGGAGTCGATTTG TGATTGAAAACAGTCTTTGTAAGCAGCTATGCTTGAAATTGTTTCCTGAACTATCTAGTGTTACACAAGTTATTGAAGTGGAGAACTTGATAGAACCTGTGAAATTCAGTGCTGGTGGTTCTCCAGAGTGGGAACGCCTTAAGAGGGATAATAGAGTGTATGCCTTCTTTGCCCAAGGTCTTACACCTTTGATAAAAAAAGATTGCATAATAGAGCCCATTAGTGCATCAAGCACTGATAATTACCCTGATGAAAGAATACAGAATACCTTGGAACCAGAGGATAGAATTGGGTACAGAGCTTCATACTGGTCGAGTAAAGGAGAAAGTGATCCCAATGTTCCTGAGATATTAACGTATAAGTTGGTTGCCCAATTGTGTGTTGTTACTGAAATCCAAGTTCAACCATTCCAAG CATATTTTCAGTATGGCTTCCCTATATATTCATCTAAGGCAGTTCGATTTAGACTGGGCTATTCCAGACATCCATTGGAATTGGACGATGACACCAGAGAGGGTATGTTAATTCATCACCAATGGAGCGATGATGATTTTATCTGGACGTATACTTCACCAGAGTTTCCAGTGGCTCAG GAGAACGAATTGCAAAAGTTCAAGTTACCAGAAGCTGTTCTTTGCATTGGAGGGATTTTGCAGGTCGAGCTCATGGGTCGGGTTCAGAAACAAGAAATGGATGGATTGTATTATATATG TGTCTCCCATGTTCAAGTTGTTGGACGACCACTCTCATCCCCATTTGATATTGATATGCTTGATTCCTCGGGAAAGTGGACCTATAAATACAATCCTTAA
- the LOC142620214 gene encoding uncharacterized protein LOC142620214, with translation MDLVKVSKQRLQVMRDDEWTSLLTEVSSFCVTHEIPILNMDEIFVVSGRPRRNTQQNTNLHHYRVELFYTVIDMQLQELNNRFSEVNTDLLICMACLNPSNSFVAFDKEKLIHLAKFYPYDFPGTDILALDSQLQNFIFDMRNNDLFLELQGVSELAEKLVSTRKHETYLLVYLLVKLALTLPVATATVERSFNLLGGFR, from the exons ATGGATCTTGTTAAAGTGTCTAAGCAACGATTGCAAGTGATGAGAGATGATGAATGGACATCTTTATTGACTGAAGTGTCTTCATTTTGTGTCACACATGAAATTCCTATCTTAaacatggatgaaatatttgtagttagtgGGAGGCCGCGACGCAACacccaacaaaatacaaatttacatcattatcgTGTTGAGCTATTCTACACAGTCATAGATATGCAACTTCAAGAGCTAAACAATCGTTTTTCAGAGGTGAATACCGATTTGCTAATTTGTATGGCTTGCTTGAATCCAAGTAATTCATTTGTggcttttgataaggaaaagttAATACATCTAGCAAAGTTCTATCCGTATGATTTTCCTGGGACAGATATCTTGGCACTTGACTCTCAGCTtcagaatttcatttttgatatgCGCAACAATGACTTGTTTTTAGAGCTTCAAGGAGTTAGTGAACTTGCTGAAAAGTTAGTGAGCACGAGGAAGCATGAGACTTATCTATTAGTCTATTTGCTTGTGAAGTTAGCGTTGACCCTTCCTGTTGCTACTGCAAcagtagaaagaa GTTTCAATTTGCTAGGTGGGTTTCGATAA
- the LOC142620213 gene encoding uncharacterized protein LOC142620213, whose product MDKYLIKKPRTQDSSLMQGSSPVQDSSPSSKRSRVDFNLENLPSDPGLRQKISSYHPNNHDEIRRYYLGKCPCRPPHDYPVSYFSGKPRQFKVEWYETRNWLEYSIAKDAAFCFYCYLFGKDVGKQGGGDTFVTKGFRLWNQLGKLDSHVGGVNSAHNQAVKKSEDLQKEKQHIQSVLVKQSNQDKAEYWIQLNAIVDCVRFLLFRGLTFRGHDESQGSSDKGNFLELLQFLGDHNESINEVMQNTWKNCKLTHPDIQKDMVNAIAHETSKAIIEDLGYRFFSILVDESRNISVKEQMALVLRYVNKQGIIIERFLGIVHVASTTALSLKCAIEGLLCKHNLSLSRLRGQGYDGASNMQVTVVRGSCKRRNAQFVKIKEDLENGVRRSGQGLNQEANLKRPGDTCWDHIMGLFST is encoded by the exons atggacaaatacttGATAAAAAAACCACGTACCCAAGATTCATCTCTTATGCAAGGTTCATCTCCtgtgcaagattcatctccATCTTCTAAGCGAAGTCGTGTtgactttaacttagaaaatcttCCTTCAGATCCTGGGCTACGACAAAAGATATCATCTTATCATCctaataatcatgatgaaataagaagatattatttAGGAAAATGCCCTTGTCGACCTCCTCATGATTACCCGGTATCATATTTTTCTGGAAAGCCCCGTCAATTTAAAGTCGAATGGTATGAAACTAGAAATTGGTTGGAATATAGTATAGCCAAAGATgcagcattttgtttttattgctacCTATTTGGGAAAGATGTTGGTAAGCAAGGAGGAGGTGACACTTTTGTAACGAAGGGATTCAGACTTTGGAATCAGCTTGGGAAGTTAGATTCCCATGTTGGAGGAGTTAATAGTGCTCATAACCAAGCTGTCAAGAAGAGTGAAGATTTACAGAAGGAAAAGCAACACATTCAAAGTGTCTTggttaagcaatcaaatcaagataaagcTGAATATTGGattcaattaaatgcaatagttgATTGCGTAAGATTCCTTTTATTCCGAGGATTAACTTTTCGTGGTCATGATGAATCTCAAGGTTCAAGTGATAAAGGAAATTTCCTTGagcttctacaatttttggGGGATCACAATGAATCTATCAATGAAGTGATGCAAAATACTTGGAAAAATTGCAAGCTTACCCATCCTGATATTCAAAAAGACATGGTGAATGCAATTGCACATGAAACATCCAAAGCCATCATCGAGGATCTTGGCTATAggttcttttcaatattagttgatgagtCACGTAATATCTCAGTGAAAGAACAAATGGCACTCGTTCTTCGTTATGTGAACAAACAAGGAATTATTATAGAGCGGTTCCTTGGTATTGTACATGTTGCAAGTACCACCGCTTTGTCACTCAAATGTGCTATTGAAGGTTTACTTTGtaaacataatttgagtttatcgaGACTACGTGGGCAAGGTTATGACGGAGCTAGTAATATGCAAG taactgTTGTTAGAGGCTCTTGTAAGAGACGAAATGCtcaatttgtcaaaattaaagaagatttagAGAATGGTGTACGAAGAAGTGGACAAGGTTTGAATCAAGAGGCAAATCTTAAACGTCCTGGTGATACATGTTGGGATCATATTATGGGACtattctcaacttga